A region of the Peredibacter starrii genome:
CTTTATTTCGGCCATGATTATTGGTTTCATCGCTTTCCTAAGTTCATTCCCGAGAAAATATTTTTACTCGGCCCTGGTGTTGGGAATGATTGGTGCTTTCGGAATTTTGATCTCAGCTCCTTATCGTGTGAAGCGACTTCTGACTTTCCTTGATCCATGGAAAGATCCACGCGGGAGTGGTTTTCAGGTGATTCAATCCTTCCTTGCCTTTGCCAATGGTGCGTTCTTTGGACAAGGTCTTGGTAACTCGAATGAAAAACTCTTCTATCTTCCTGAGGCCTACAACGACTTTATCTTTTCAGTAGTAGGTGAAGAACTTGGTTTCGTGGGTGTCATTGTCACGATTCTTATGTTCATCAGTTTTATTTTTATCGGATTAAAAATGGCGATCTCACTTAAATCTCGAGTGGGTTCAATCATGGTGGCAACAATTGTTTTCGCCATCGGTTTCCAGGCCTTTCTTAATATGGGCGTAGTACTTGGAGTTCTTCCGACCAAGGGTCTCAATCTTCCATTCATCAGTTATGGTGGATCTTCGATGGTGGCAAATCTTGGTGCCTTGGGTTTAATCTTTGCTTGTATTAAGATTCAACCAGGCGATGCCAAAGACGTTAAAAATAAGGGAAAGCAGTCACCAATTGGTGCTCTAAAAAGTGCTTTCAATTAATCTATGAAACATGCAGTTCTAGTTGCCGGTGGTACCGGTGGTCACATCAATGCGGCCCTCGCAGTTGGTGAAGCTTTAATGAGTGAAGGTTGGGACATTCAGTATCTAACTGGAAAACGCCCGCTGGATTATAAACTCTTTAAGGGACAGAACGTTCGTCACCTGGATTCAAAGCCACTCAGAACTAATAATCCGATTCAGCTTTTCAAAAACGTCATGATGAACCTCATGAGTTTTTTCATTATCTTTGCTTCCTACTTAAAGAATCGTCCGAAATTTAT
Encoded here:
- the ftsW gene encoding putative lipid II flippase FtsW translates to MDVISMSENTRLEKLTNYFLINVFFLILFGVIMVFSASYMYATENMGSSYHFLSKQLIYIALGLGVALVFSKLKILYLYKQAYKINAFFGFLVTLTLVPGLSVVIKGSRRWLNLGFMNLQPGEFLKYTLMLAAIRYFENFNAYTPKQRALYMAGLVYPLGIFILQPDFGTFFISAMIIGFIAFLSSFPRKYFYSALVLGMIGAFGILISAPYRVKRLLTFLDPWKDPRGSGFQVIQSFLAFANGAFFGQGLGNSNEKLFYLPEAYNDFIFSVVGEELGFVGVIVTILMFISFIFIGLKMAISLKSRVGSIMVATIVFAIGFQAFLNMGVVLGVLPTKGLNLPFISYGGSSMVANLGALGLIFACIKIQPGDAKDVKNKGKQSPIGALKSAFN